A stretch of the Bacillus licheniformis DSM 13 = ATCC 14580 genome encodes the following:
- a CDS encoding polysaccharide deacetylase family protein, with protein sequence MRQVSKKTAPSVAYLLTKAACFFVLCLILLYVWDLSQSSAATEKRELTVSENSQMRHEGDSVPLKKATQGELLDHLSTKQQIEKRKQEKEKQKAAAEKKKEKSKEKTVYLTFDDGPSAVSQRLLQILSEHDAKATFFMLEPNMKLHKEAVLNMKQQGHALGLHGVTHDQKQFYKGANSPNLEMKQAQKTLKSITGVETHLIRTPYGSKPSLTEAQKKVLKKNGFIYWDWNIDSLDWKYRSQKFVPEVMNQLNILEKRQTKQPIVILMHDIPSTVQSLPLLLTNLKNMGYSFATLDESMTPVHE encoded by the coding sequence ATGCGCCAAGTATCAAAAAAAACTGCCCCATCTGTAGCTTATTTGTTGACGAAAGCAGCGTGCTTTTTCGTGTTGTGTCTGATTCTCCTGTACGTGTGGGACCTTTCACAGTCCTCTGCCGCTACTGAGAAAAGAGAGCTTACGGTGTCGGAAAACAGCCAAATGAGGCATGAAGGAGACAGCGTTCCGCTCAAAAAAGCAACGCAAGGCGAACTTCTCGATCACTTGAGCACAAAACAGCAGATCGAAAAGCGCAAGCAGGAAAAAGAGAAGCAAAAAGCTGCTGCGGAAAAAAAGAAAGAAAAATCGAAGGAAAAAACGGTTTATTTGACGTTTGACGATGGGCCTTCAGCCGTAAGCCAAAGGCTGCTGCAAATTTTATCCGAACATGATGCTAAAGCGACATTCTTCATGCTCGAACCGAACATGAAGCTTCACAAAGAAGCCGTTCTCAATATGAAGCAGCAGGGCCATGCACTTGGACTTCACGGGGTGACCCATGACCAAAAGCAATTTTATAAAGGCGCCAATTCTCCTAATCTGGAAATGAAGCAGGCTCAAAAAACGCTGAAGTCTATCACCGGGGTTGAAACCCATTTGATCAGAACGCCGTACGGAAGCAAACCGTCGCTGACCGAAGCGCAGAAAAAAGTGCTGAAAAAGAACGGATTTATTTATTGGGACTGGAATATTGACAGCCTGGACTGGAAATACAGAAGCCAAAAATTCGTTCCGGAAGTCATGAACCAGCTGAATATCCTGGAAAAGCGGCAGACAAAACAGCCGATCGTGATCCTGATGCACGATATTCCTTCAACGGTTCAATCATTGCCGTTATTGCTGACAAATTTAAAAAACATGGGGTATTCATTTGCAACACTTGATGAATCCATGACACCCGTTCATGAATAA
- the dat gene encoding D-amino-acid transaminase codes for MKVLFNGRLIERSECAVDIEDRGYQFGDGVYEVIRIYNGILFTLDEHIARLYKSAAEIGIDLSFSEAELKSQLKELVDINQMREGGLYLQVTRGKAPRKHQYGAGLTPQVTAYTFPIQKPEKEQQNGVSAITADDMRWLRCDIKSLNLLYNVMIKQKAHEASSFEAILIRDGLVTEGTSSNVYVVKQNAIYTHPATTLILNGITRMKVLQLCEENGLNYVEKAVTKDELLNADEVFITSTTAEVIPVTSIDGQTIGSGAPGPLTKNVQTALQNSILSETAKTV; via the coding sequence ATGAAAGTTCTTTTTAACGGCCGGCTGATTGAACGGAGCGAGTGTGCGGTTGATATTGAGGACAGAGGCTACCAATTTGGAGACGGCGTCTATGAAGTCATCCGCATTTACAATGGAATTTTGTTCACGCTTGATGAACACATTGCCCGCTTATATAAAAGCGCAGCCGAAATCGGAATCGACCTGTCTTTTTCAGAAGCCGAGCTGAAAAGCCAGCTGAAAGAGCTCGTCGACATCAATCAGATGCGGGAAGGCGGGCTGTATCTTCAAGTGACAAGGGGAAAAGCTCCGAGGAAGCATCAATACGGAGCAGGGCTTACGCCTCAGGTGACGGCTTATACATTTCCTATTCAGAAGCCTGAAAAAGAACAGCAAAACGGCGTTTCGGCTATTACTGCGGACGACATGCGCTGGCTGAGGTGCGACATTAAAAGCTTAAATCTGTTGTACAACGTCATGATCAAGCAAAAAGCGCATGAAGCTTCTTCATTCGAAGCGATCTTAATTCGCGACGGTTTGGTGACGGAAGGGACGTCTTCAAATGTTTATGTCGTCAAACAAAACGCTATCTACACCCATCCTGCGACAACGCTCATCTTAAACGGCATCACGCGGATGAAAGTTCTTCAGCTGTGTGAAGAGAACGGCTTGAATTATGTAGAAAAAGCGGTGACAAAGGATGAATTGCTGAATGCGGATGAAGTATTCATCACGTCAACGACAGCCGAAGTCATTCCGGTCACCTCGATTGACGGGCAAACAATCGGCTCCGGAGCGCCCGGACCGCTCACAAAAAATGTGCAGACCGCTTTGCAAAACAGCATTTTGTCGGAAACAGCCAAAACGGTTTAA
- the nhaC gene encoding Na+/H+ antiporter NhaC, with the protein MSNEKRLSFSISALLFMAILFIIFTCLFIFKAEPHIPLLICVGFLAAVGAVKGHSWKDLESGIVSGIRNGVQPIIILCLIGILIGVWEYSGAIPTVTVYALNLIEPQHLLLTALFSCLVISSLVGSSFTTVSTIGVALIGVAAAAGVPLTWAAGAVICGACFGDKMSPMSDTTNFAAGVGELPIFKHIRHMAGTTIPALLITILLFFFMGRSLTAAPASTENIQAIINGIEGMVNISVFTLLSPLLVIVLAVRRTPVIPSLAAGIVSAGIFAALIQPDAGISSFLSAMQNGPVFSADTEAVEKILNRGGLQSMMGSVSLIIIAFALGGLMEKIGMITSLLEGVIKGIHTKGRLVFSTVSSSIGMNLATGEQYLSILIPGQSFKKLYDKLGIDRKHLSRSLEDGGTLINPMIPWGVSGAFMSTALGVPVIEYLPFVFFLYLSPLFSILFGFRK; encoded by the coding sequence TTGTCAAACGAAAAACGACTATCGTTTTCCATATCGGCTCTATTGTTTATGGCCATATTGTTTATTATTTTCACCTGCTTATTCATATTTAAAGCAGAACCGCACATACCGCTTTTGATTTGCGTCGGTTTTTTGGCCGCTGTCGGCGCGGTGAAAGGGCATTCTTGGAAAGATCTTGAGAGCGGCATTGTCTCAGGCATCCGAAATGGCGTTCAGCCGATCATCATCCTTTGCCTAATCGGCATCTTAATCGGAGTCTGGGAGTACAGCGGCGCGATTCCGACGGTAACGGTTTACGCGTTGAATCTGATTGAACCGCAGCACCTGCTGCTCACCGCACTTTTCAGCTGTCTTGTGATCAGTTCATTGGTCGGCTCCAGCTTTACGACGGTCAGCACGATCGGCGTCGCCCTCATCGGTGTGGCCGCGGCGGCAGGCGTTCCACTGACATGGGCGGCGGGAGCCGTGATTTGCGGCGCCTGCTTCGGCGACAAAATGTCTCCAATGTCAGACACGACCAACTTTGCCGCAGGAGTCGGGGAGCTTCCGATTTTCAAGCATATCAGACATATGGCGGGAACGACGATCCCCGCTCTTTTGATCACGATTTTGCTTTTCTTTTTCATGGGCCGTTCTTTAACGGCGGCACCGGCTTCAACCGAAAACATTCAAGCGATCATAAACGGAATAGAAGGCATGGTCAACATCAGCGTCTTCACGCTTCTGTCGCCTCTGCTTGTGATTGTACTTGCTGTCAGACGGACGCCCGTCATTCCGTCGCTTGCAGCAGGGATCGTTTCCGCCGGAATTTTTGCCGCGCTGATTCAGCCTGACGCCGGCATTTCATCGTTTTTGTCAGCGATGCAGAATGGCCCGGTTTTCTCAGCCGATACTGAAGCCGTTGAAAAGATTTTAAATCGCGGCGGCCTTCAATCGATGATGGGCTCTGTTTCTCTCATCATCATCGCATTCGCGCTCGGCGGTCTCATGGAAAAGATCGGCATGATTACAAGCCTGCTTGAAGGCGTAATCAAGGGCATTCATACGAAAGGCCGGCTTGTGTTCTCAACCGTTTCATCAAGCATCGGCATGAACCTGGCGACAGGAGAACAGTATTTATCGATCTTGATTCCCGGTCAGTCCTTTAAAAAGCTGTATGACAAGCTTGGAATCGACCGGAAGCATTTGTCGAGATCACTTGAAGACGGAGGGACATTAATTAATCCGATGATCCCATGGGGAGTCAGCGGCGCGTTCATGTCCACAGCGCTCGGCGTTCCCGTCATTGAATATTTGCCGTTTGTGTTTTTCCTTTATTTATCGCCGCTCTTTTCGATTTTGTTCGGTTTCCGCAAATAA
- a CDS encoding aldose 1-epimerase, protein MSCTVQKSRFLHEEAIRFENDDLEAVLVPGWGSNLISLRWKAGGLNLLKTPETKEEYDANPFLFGIPVLFPPNRIDHGRFTYAGRTYELPINEKPLENHLHGFLYDKKWTVKKMEATEERIIVQTMLDSDDHPGIKSIFPHSFSITITYTLEGQHLKIDASAVNRGQDPMPIGLGYHTSFRYPLNESGDKEKCLFTLPASKHWTLTDRMLPTGEYRVTEEFKAGKMAAGERLDDILAAEQDQEGNSTAVIADSLAGIRVRYQCDGHFKHWVVFNGTSDQDDLLCIEPYTWMTNAPNVNLPKSVTGFRDLGPQEELTMRSKIEVGGI, encoded by the coding sequence ATGTCTTGCACTGTTCAGAAAAGCCGGTTTTTACATGAGGAAGCGATACGGTTTGAAAATGATGATTTAGAGGCAGTACTTGTGCCCGGGTGGGGAAGCAATTTGATTTCATTGAGGTGGAAGGCGGGCGGTTTGAATTTGTTGAAAACGCCTGAAACAAAGGAAGAATATGACGCGAATCCGTTTTTATTCGGAATCCCTGTTCTTTTTCCTCCCAACCGGATCGATCACGGGAGATTTACATATGCGGGAAGAACATACGAGCTGCCGATCAATGAAAAGCCGCTCGAAAACCACCTGCACGGATTTCTTTACGATAAAAAGTGGACGGTAAAAAAAATGGAGGCAACAGAAGAGCGGATCATCGTGCAGACGATGCTGGACTCTGATGATCATCCGGGCATCAAATCGATCTTCCCTCACTCTTTTTCCATCACCATCACCTACACATTAGAAGGACAGCATCTGAAAATTGATGCGTCGGCTGTCAACCGCGGTCAAGATCCGATGCCGATCGGATTGGGGTATCACACATCTTTCCGCTATCCTTTAAACGAATCAGGGGATAAAGAAAAGTGCCTGTTTACTCTTCCTGCCTCAAAGCATTGGACGCTGACAGACCGCATGCTGCCGACTGGCGAGTATCGGGTGACAGAGGAGTTCAAAGCGGGAAAAATGGCAGCGGGTGAAAGGCTTGATGATATATTGGCGGCTGAGCAAGACCAAGAAGGAAACAGCACCGCCGTCATTGCGGACAGCCTCGCCGGCATTCGCGTACGCTATCAATGCGACGGCCATTTTAAGCACTGGGTTGTGTTTAACGGTACATCTGATCAGGATGATCTGCTTTGTATTGAGCCATACACTTGGATGACGAATGCACCGAACGTGAACCTTCCGAAGAGTGTGACCGGATTTCGGGATTTGGGGCCGCAGGAAGAGCTGACGATGCGAAGCAAAATTGAGGTAGGCGGAATATAA